In one window of Saccharomyces paradoxus chromosome VII, complete sequence DNA:
- the YPT32 gene encoding Rab family GTPase YPT32 (Rab family GTPase involved in the exocytic pathway~similar to YGL210W), whose amino-acid sequence MSNEDYGYDYDYLFKIVLIGDSGVGKSNLLSRFTTDEFNIESKSTIGVEFATRTIEVENKKIKAQIWDTAGQERYRAITSAYYRGAVGALIVYDISKSSSYENCNHWLTELRENADDNVAVGLIGNKSDLAHLRAVPTDEAKNFAMENQMLFTETSALNSDNVDKAFRELIVAIFQMVSKHQVDLNGSGTNNTGSNSGPKGPTISLTPAPKEDKKKKSSNCC is encoded by the coding sequence ATGAGTAACGAAGATTACGGATACGATTAcgattatttatttaagaTAGTTCTTATCGGCGACTCCGGTGTGGGTAAATCGAATCTGTTGTCGAGATTTACAACCGATGAATTCAACATTGAATCTAAATCTACGATTGGCGTGGAATTCGCTACAAGAACCattgaagttgaaaacaagaagataAAAGCGCAGATTTGGGACACGGCGGGTCAAGAACGTTACAGGGCCATCACCTCTGCGTATTACCGTGGTGCTGTAGGTGCCCTTATAGTGTATGATATAAGCAAATCAAGCTCATACGAAAATTGCAACCACTGGCTTACCGAACTAAGAGAGAATGCAGATGACAACGTGGCTGTTGGGTTGATAGGAAATAAATCAGATCTGGCTCATCTAAGAGCAGTACCAACGGATGAAGCGAAAAATTTCGCAATGGAAAACCAAATGTTATTTACTGAGACAAGTGCTTTAAATAGTGACAATGTAGATAAGGCATTTAGAGAACTAATCGTAGCCATTTTCCAAATGGTAAGCAAACATCAAGTAGACTTAAACGGGTCTGGTACCAACAACACGGGCTCTAACAGCGGTCCAAAAGGCCCTACCATCAGCTTAACACCGGCaccaaaagaagataagaagaaaaaatccagCAACTGTTGTTAA